One window from the genome of Cryobacterium sp. GrIS_2_6 encodes:
- the lgt gene encoding prolipoprotein diacylglyceryl transferase, whose product MILFASIPSPDISFFSIGPLRIHFYALFILAGIAAAVWLTSRRLTRRGGEPGLVLDITLWTVPLGIVGGRLYHVVTHPADYFYPGADLWKTLYVWEGGLAIFGAVLFGSVGAYIACRRSGLRFLSFADALAPGMLLAQAMGRLGNYYNHELFGAPTTLPWGLQIESTNPAFPTGLPAGTLFQPLFLYEILWNLLSVAVLLLAERQFNLRWGKAIGLYLLWYGIGRTWLEALRLDPTEFQLAGLKINMITAMVIALIGIVLIVVQSRRHPDPENSPYLPGRAWTLPTPGTSDTAPSTQAGPTSPNGTGHP is encoded by the coding sequence ATGATCCTCTTCGCCAGCATCCCCAGCCCCGACATCAGTTTCTTCAGCATTGGTCCGCTCCGGATCCACTTCTATGCCCTGTTCATCCTCGCCGGGATCGCGGCCGCGGTGTGGCTGACGTCCCGGCGCCTCACCCGGCGCGGAGGCGAACCAGGCCTCGTACTGGATATCACGCTGTGGACGGTGCCCCTCGGCATCGTGGGCGGACGTCTCTACCATGTCGTGACCCATCCAGCAGACTATTTCTATCCCGGCGCCGACCTCTGGAAAACGCTCTACGTATGGGAGGGCGGCCTGGCCATCTTCGGAGCGGTACTCTTCGGGTCGGTCGGGGCGTACATTGCGTGTCGCCGCTCCGGACTGCGATTCCTCTCCTTCGCGGATGCGCTCGCACCAGGGATGCTGCTGGCGCAAGCCATGGGGCGCCTGGGCAACTACTACAACCATGAACTCTTTGGGGCTCCCACCACGCTTCCGTGGGGATTGCAGATCGAATCGACCAACCCGGCGTTTCCGACCGGACTTCCGGCCGGAACCCTGTTCCAGCCGCTGTTCCTCTACGAGATCCTCTGGAATCTTCTCAGCGTCGCCGTCCTCCTGCTCGCCGAACGACAGTTCAACCTCCGCTGGGGGAAGGCGATCGGCCTGTACCTGCTCTGGTACGGGATCGGTCGCACCTGGCTGGAGGCACTTCGCCTCGACCCGACCGAGTTCCAACTCGCGGGCCTGAAGATCAACATGATCACGGCGATGGTCATCGCCCTCATCGGGATCGTACTTATCGTCGTGCAATCGCGACGCCATCCAGATCCCGAGAACAGCCCGTACCTTCCGGGGCGAGCCTGGACGCTGCCGACACCCGGCACGAGCGACACAGCACCCAGCACCCAGGCCGGCCCGACATCCCCGAACGGCACGGGGCACCCATGA
- a CDS encoding peptidoglycan DD-metalloendopeptidase family protein, protein MVDSAARRGGRLASPETAVQSRSSKRRRPRWGAVLTALVLIAFTAIPAPAQATEFPSWGDVQNARNSETAKQAQITQLTDLISALNTQVETAKLLQAQRSSEFEAAQGAFDQANYRASQLQGQADDANQRADASKKQAGRLASSLSRSGGADLSLTLLLNSGKADELLSELARMGKLTEQTDGIYKKAASERNSAQALTDQATVAKSILAGLSEKAQTALVEATAADAALQAKLAEQQDNAATMAAQLVVLQENRQATEADFTKGEQARAAAAAAAAAAAAEAAAASAAADAKAHGSGSGSSGRDSGQLSAQGWALPVSGWISDPFGPRPNKPVAGVGPFHYGTDLAAACGRSVRAATGGTVVYAGYLGSYGNWILIDHGNGVQTGYAHNSVLHVSVGQSVAAGEVISDVGSTGASSGCHLHFEVRVDGARIDPQPFMSARGVTLG, encoded by the coding sequence TTGGTTGACTCGGCAGCGCGTCGAGGTGGTCGCCTGGCTTCTCCTGAAACCGCGGTTCAGAGTCGCTCCTCGAAGCGGCGCCGCCCGCGATGGGGCGCGGTCCTGACGGCACTGGTCCTTATTGCTTTCACGGCCATTCCGGCGCCAGCCCAAGCAACCGAGTTCCCCTCGTGGGGAGACGTCCAGAACGCCCGGAATAGTGAAACCGCCAAGCAAGCCCAGATCACTCAGCTCACGGATCTTATCTCGGCGTTGAACACGCAAGTAGAGACCGCAAAATTACTTCAAGCCCAGCGCAGCAGCGAGTTCGAGGCTGCCCAGGGAGCGTTCGACCAAGCGAACTATCGTGCCAGCCAGCTCCAGGGACAGGCCGACGACGCCAATCAGCGCGCCGACGCCTCCAAGAAACAGGCCGGGCGTTTGGCATCGTCCCTGTCCCGTTCCGGTGGCGCCGACCTGAGCCTGACCCTTCTCCTCAATAGTGGGAAAGCGGACGAGTTGTTGTCCGAATTGGCCAGGATGGGCAAACTAACCGAGCAAACCGACGGGATCTACAAGAAGGCGGCCAGCGAGAGGAATTCCGCGCAAGCCTTGACCGACCAGGCCACCGTGGCCAAGAGCATTCTCGCTGGCCTGTCCGAAAAGGCCCAGACGGCGCTCGTGGAGGCCACGGCGGCTGACGCCGCGCTGCAGGCGAAACTTGCTGAACAGCAAGACAATGCGGCCACGATGGCGGCTCAACTCGTGGTTTTGCAAGAAAACCGGCAGGCGACCGAAGCGGACTTCACCAAGGGCGAACAAGCCCGGGCTGCGGCAGCGGCAGCGGCGGCAGCGGCAGCAGCCGAGGCGGCAGCCGCTAGCGCCGCTGCGGACGCGAAAGCACACGGCAGTGGCAGCGGTAGCAGCGGGCGCGATTCGGGGCAGCTGAGTGCTCAGGGCTGGGCTCTTCCCGTCTCCGGTTGGATCAGCGACCCCTTTGGACCCCGGCCGAATAAGCCGGTGGCCGGGGTTGGCCCCTTCCACTATGGAACCGACCTGGCAGCAGCGTGTGGCCGATCTGTGCGTGCGGCGACTGGCGGGACCGTAGTGTATGCCGGGTATCTCGGTTCCTACGGCAATTGGATCCTGATCGATCACGGCAACGGTGTTCAAACCGGCTACGCCCACAACAGCGTTCTCCACGTCAGCGTCGGCCAGAGCGTCGCCGCCGGCGAAGTGATCTCTGACGTGGGCAGCACCGGCGCGTCAAGTGGCTGCCATCTCCACTTCGAAGTTCGCGTCGATGGCGCACGCATTGATCCGCAACCCTTCATGAGCGCGCGAGGCGTGACGCTGGGTTAG
- a CDS encoding M23 family metallopeptidase produces the protein MAVSTEASATGPLVPSAARRVVQYTELSSTGAASVITRDGYSVQVIPKVVPKKSSNAGLSVRALGGRDTGQLLGQAWALPAAGFISDPFGPRLDRPVEGVGLFHEGTDLAASCGTPVAAATGGTVVFAASNGSYGNWIVIDHGNGVQTGYAHNSTMLVSVGQNVTAGETISLVGTTGASSGCHLHFETHVDGTQIDPVPFMSARGVTLG, from the coding sequence GTGGCGGTCTCAACGGAGGCGTCAGCCACGGGGCCCCTTGTTCCCAGTGCTGCGCGGCGAGTTGTTCAGTACACGGAACTCAGCAGCACCGGCGCAGCCAGCGTCATCACACGCGACGGTTACTCCGTTCAAGTCATACCCAAAGTCGTTCCCAAGAAATCGTCGAACGCCGGGCTCTCGGTGCGAGCGCTCGGCGGGCGCGATACCGGTCAGCTCCTCGGTCAGGCCTGGGCGCTCCCCGCGGCCGGATTCATCAGCGACCCCTTCGGACCGCGACTGGATCGACCCGTCGAAGGCGTCGGGCTCTTCCACGAGGGAACCGACCTGGCCGCCTCCTGCGGCACACCGGTCGCCGCCGCCACCGGTGGCACCGTCGTGTTCGCTGCTTCGAATGGCAGCTACGGAAATTGGATTGTCATCGACCACGGAAACGGCGTCCAAACCGGATACGCCCACAACAGCACAATGCTCGTCAGTGTCGGACAAAACGTCACCGCGGGCGAAACCATCTCGTTAGTGGGTACTACCGGTGCGTCCAGCGGCTGCCACCTCCACTTCGAAACCCACGTCGATGGCACCCAGATCGACCCGGTGCCGTTCATGAGCGCGAGAGGAGTCACTCTTGGTTGA